A single genomic interval of Cydia strobilella chromosome 3, ilCydStro3.1, whole genome shotgun sequence harbors:
- the LOC134755620 gene encoding protein lethal(2)essential for life-like gives MAFYPLYLEYERPRRPRQLADQHFGLGLTPQDYLTILALPQNKEYCRPWRNLQAAARDVGSTIREEKDKFQVNLDVQHFAPEEISVKTVDGYLVVEAKHEERQDEHGYISRSFCRRYALPEGIEADAVISKLSSDGVLTITAPLKAPPKASNERIVPIVQTGPVKKQVEGTEEQG, from the coding sequence ATGGCTTTCTATCCTCTTTACTTGGAATACGAGCGTCCCCGACGACCTCGTCAACTGGCAGATCAACATTTCGGACTGGGGCTGACTCCTCAAGACTACCTGACCATCCTCGCTTTACCGCAGAACAAGGAATACTGCAGACCGTGGCGAAACCTTCAGGCAGCGGCCCGTGACGTAGGCTCAACTATCAGGGAAGAAAAGGACAAGTTCCAAGTCAATTTGGACGTTCAGCATTTCGCGCCCGAAGAGATCTCAGTCAAGACTGTTGACGGTTACCTAGTCGTTGAAGCTAAGCATGAAGAAAGACAGGACGAGCACGGATACATTTCAAGAAGTTTCTGTAGAAGATATGCTCTCCCTGAAGGCATTGAGGCTGATGCAGTGATCTCAAAGTTGTCGTCAGACGGTGTGTTGACTATCACAGCGCCTTTGAAAGCGCCTCCTAAAGCTTCTAACGAGAGAATAGTCCCTATTGTGCAGACGGGTCCTGTGAAGAAGCAAGTGGAAGGAACGGAGGAGCAGGGATAA